TACAGTCAAGATAAAAGTAACTAGAcctttgagaaaaacaaatcagccaggccttggtggtgcacacctttaatcccagcactccggaggcaaaggcaggcggatctctgtgagttcgaggccagcctggtctccagagcgagtgccaggataggctccaaaactacatagaaaccctgtcttgaaaaacaacaaaacaacaaaacaacaacaacaacaacaaaaaaaaaaacaaatcaagatgACTAGACTTCATATGACTGTTGTAACACAGTGAGGTAAGCTAGCACTACCTACCATGAGACAACACCCTTGGCGAAGCTGGCCAGGGAAGACGTAGTCTCAGGAGAAGCCCACTACCATGTCTAGGACTCCACCCCCCCCCCTTCACAGCAGAGCTGAGCAGCCAGGACCTGCGCCTACCTTGAGCTGTGAGTGATGGTAGATCCATCCCAGGGTGGCTGAAGTCAGGCTAGGGGTGTTGCTGCCATAAGAGGACTTCAGTGCCTTCTCCACCAGGGCGATGCCCTTGAAATGTTCCTCCTTCCAGTAGCTGAGTGGGTGGGACAGTAACATGGAGGtcaatatcttggggtaactagAGGGTAACCTAACCCCTGCATCCCAGCGGTGGCCTCTGACCTCAGATACAGTTCTGCACCTTCAGTATCAGAACACACAGGTCTCTGGGCCCCTTGCCATGTCAGTGAGGGACACTAAACCAAGAATCTGGTATTTTAAATGCTTGTCAAACATCACCAATACAGCTCCCTAAATGAGAACTCTCGGCTGCCATGACACCACACTTGTGAGCCCAGGGCCACACAAAAGCCTAGCTAAAGTCCTGGGCACCAGTCCAGCTTCCCCGGTCTTGGCTGAGGCACCTCCATTACTTGCTCTCTCTGGTCTAGTTACTGAGGGAGGGAAACACTTTTCCTGCAGCCTGTCTCAGTGACTTTACCAGGGGGAGAGCTGATTGGGCTGCATTAACTAAAGAACATGACCATATTGAAGGCCACCAAGCCTTGATTCTCCAGATGACAGCAGTGCGCTCTGACAGTGTGTGACAATGAGTTCAGAACCACTGTTTCTTCTCCAGGTAGGAGGACCACAGACTGATGGTGGGGAAGGCTACAAATACTGGTCCTTTGTGGTTGCTGTTTTGTTCTGAGATGCTGAGCATCAAATAAATTCAAGGTGCCCTGCATACCCACAAGTGCTCAACCAGTGAGCAGCATGCAGCCAACAGGTAAGGCTTGAAATAAGCAGGGTACACAACGAAGGCCCATAGAGACTGCTCACTGCTTTTGCCTTTGCACTTTTCAACAGAACCAGTATCAGAGCCTCCTGCAGGAAGCTGGCTGCTGAGCCTCTCCTTCCCAGATAGAGAATACAAATAACAAAAGTATCAGTCTATGCTCAGTAATGAACCTTGGCGACACAGCAAAAGagacaatgggggaagggggatgGAGTGAAAGAGTTTCAACGGTGGCTGGCTATGAGAACACACACATCTAATCCCAAGTCTAAGGAGACTGAGGATACAGCATCACAATGTCACTAAGATAAAagacagccgggtggtggtggcgcaaacctttaatcccagcactcgggaggcagaggcaggaggatctctgtgagttcgagttcgagaccagcgtggtctacaagagctagttccaggacagcctccaaagccacagaaaaaccctgtctcgaaaaaccaaaaaaaaaaaaaaaaagataaaagacttAAAACCTgatcatttttcaatttttattccattttgtagTACTGGGAATTAGAGCAGGGCTGTGGGCATTGAAAGGCAGGCCTTTCCCTTGTAATCCTTCTACCACAGCTTCCACAATCAAATCAAATTCTTCAATACTTAAAAATTGGAGCAGATTTGGTGACAGATCCTAGTAATCCTAGCTCtttggccaggtagtggtggcacacacctataatcctaccactcaggaagcaggcagatctctgagatcaaggtcAGACTGGTTAAAGGGTTAGTTCCAGACAACCAGTACTGCTCAAAGAAATCCCATGTGgggataagaaaaacaaaaaccctagccCTTTGGGTGTGGatgcaggagggtcaggagttcaaggtcatcctcagctacacagcaagtttggggccagaccaagatacaaacaaacaaacaaaatgagtaaGGGTAGAAGAAGATGAGGGTAGCCCCAACATTGTCCACCTATAACCATTGAGACCAATGATGATTATTTCACTACCAGCATATCAGGGGACTTAGACTCATTGATCATCACCAAGCTCCAGGCTCCCCCAAGTCCATCTGCGATTGTCCTACAGTTGGCAGTGGAAGAGCTATTCCCAAGGGTAACACAGGGTAACAGAATACAAATCTAGGGATCCATAAGATATTCCGAGAACATCCCTCAAATGCCCAGGACAGCTAACATCAGAGTCTTAGGCCTGAATACCAAGTTACAACTGGTCCCCAACAAGGCAACCTCAAGGATAGTCCCTCAAACTAAGGAAACCTATCGCACTGCTTCCCCAGACACAGCCCCTACCACAGCTCACCGGTCCATGTACAActgagaaaactgattcccaaAGAAGCGGCTCTCAGGCTGCTTTCCATCCTTGTCCTGGTATTTATATCTGCCAGTCAGCAGGCCCCCTGCAAGAAGAAAGCAGTCAGACCCTGGCCATGGCCTCCTCCCAAAGATAGCCAGTTCCCTTCTAGGAActggagaacaggagggaaactAAAGGAGAGGACCCAGGTACCCCTTCTCTAAGCTCCCCACTTACTGGGGCCTGACTGAGTACCCAACAGAGCATCCATAGGCAAACATAGGCTAGGCATGCCCACACACCCATAGGCCCGGTCTCCACTGCAGCCCATACCAGCCAAAGGGTTGAATGCATAGAATCTCAATCCAAAGTTTCTGAGGCAGGGGAAGAGTTCCTTCTCCACCAGACGAGTGGTGGCATTGTACATGCCCTGCAGGGAGATGGTAAGAGAGGGAAACATGTTAAGGGATCCCAAATGTACCTTCTTAAGTCCATCAATTTAGTCCTTAACAAAACTACACCTTCCCAGCCAGGGCATACATATGGTGCTGGTGGCAACGGTCATGGTTATTCCCAAAGACCCAGGATTGATGGATCCATGGACCCCAACATCTAGATGATCCTGGCACACCAGATTCCCCTCACCTGGTAGACAGTTGGCAGGATCCAGCCATTTTTCTTGCAGAGGGTACAGATCTCAGCCACCTCCCAGGAGGAATAGTTGGACAGGCCAAGCTCCACAAACTTGCCCTACAGGGGAGAAACTCCATCATAGCCCAGTTCAGTCCAGGGGACCAGGAAGGGGAGCCTGACTGGGTGGGGAGCCTGGAGAGAGGATGTGTCCAGCCCTGCTGTGTGTCCCCAGCActcactctccaggcagggtcgAGTTGAAAAGGTCAGAAAGCATCTCCCCAAGCTCAGGGGCCACCCTCACCTCCTGATGCAGCTGGTGGCAGGCCTTCAGTGTGTCCTCTATAGGGGTGCTGTGGTCTGGCATGTGTAAATAGAAGAGGTCCACCCGGGGACACTGTAGCCTCTTCAGGGAAGTCTCCAGCTGGAACCGCACATCATCAGGTTTCAATGACCTCCCAAACAGTGGACAAGCTTTGGTGGCAATTTTCACTTTTAAGGGAGAAAAATGCAAGTTCAAGCCACTTTATCAAACAGAGTCTGTATTGCAACAGTTAAGgaacagaaacaggaaggacAGGGTGGTTTATGCCTCTGATCCCACGCCTgcagggatggaggaaggaatgagttcagggtcatctttgcCTACATTGTACAAATCTAGGCCTATATGAAACACTGTATCAAAAATCAAAAGCagtggaaaggaggaagggagggatagacagagagacacagagagaaaaataagaaatataaaggCAGAGATATGATTGGTGTGAGATTGCAGCTGTGCCTTTAGTAGCTGTGGCCTTGGCTAAATGGACTGCTCCACAACGCTGCCAATAGTAAATGACAGTGTGACTCATAATGGCTTACACAGAAGTACTGAGGGTGGACAGGGTTAACTGACAGTGGACATCAATGTGGTTGGTATCCTCCCTGTGACAACTACTTATTGCCCACCAGGATAGCCAAGCCAGGCACTGGGGctggtggaggcagaggatcctgccctcatggcctctgcaaaCTACAGGGCCCATATTGAATAGTGAGGCAGGGAAGAGCTTGAGGTTCCACAGTGGGGCagaacagggaggcagaggcaagagtggGGAATCATGAAAGTCCTTGAGACTCTCATCAGAGTGTCTAGGGCAATGAGAGGCAGCAGACCAGGAACCGTGAGGTGCTCATTCACACGAAGGGGGCTTTAAAAACCATGAGTCTTAAGGCCCTGGGTGGGAACCACACCTGCCACTCCAGGTACCAGAGCACCAGGTCTGGGGAGAGGaacacaggaaaagagaaaagacaacagACTAGAAGCAAAATGGCCCCAATAGCACCCCACATGGAGTCTGGAGTTTATCCTAGGGGTTATGAGGGGGTCTCTAATGCTTTCAAATCCAGATCTCCCTGGTCATCTTAACCTGTTTTTATGATGATCCTGAATGCAGTTGGGTTGATGGGCAGATCTGATCACAGGGTGACAAAGGGGCAGAAGGAACTAGGGATAGAGACAGGAGAGGCTTTGCTGAGGGCCTGTGAGAATGAAAATCAGGGCCAGCCACAGACTCGCTCCTCTCTGGAAAAACAGGCCAGTGCTGGAGCATctgagagagaccctgcctctctccctgctcctcctGAGAGTTCAGTTGGATGGTAGGATGCCTGGTGAAAAGATGGTTGGAGTGATGGATGGTTGATCAATGGGTGGATACATGAATAGAATGATGGATGAGATGATGGCTGGATTGTCAGATGTATGCATGGACGTATAGATGGATATATGGATGCACACATAGATGCAGGGATGGATGCATGCAGGGATGGATGCCATGACGGATGGATGTTGAATGGACGGATGTTGAATGGCTGGGCAGAAGGAACTTTCCACCCTTGCAAAGTCAGTTCAGCAGCCCAGAGGCCGTCAGTCACTGGAGCCCTGACACTGAGGAATCACACACCCGGGATTTGTCCATCGTACCTTCCTGAAGGGACAGCAGCTTCAGATCTGAGCTGTGGCTCTGGCCCAACCAGCCCTGAACTCAagcagggaaaggagggaggggtcaaaagagaaaaatcaaccaGAAGTCAGATGCAGGCTCTGGTGGTGCTAATGTGTAATGTTCCTAATGCCAGCTCCCtcgaagctgaggcaggagcagtctagcctgagctacatgaagaTCCTAGGCTCACCTGGGCTGCATAGAGAGATCCttttacaaaacacaaaacccacaaCTCATCCTTTCGCAGGGAGTAGGTGGGGGATCTGGAAACAGCAAGGCACAGGTCTGCTTCTGTTCTGCATCCCACTGTGCTGTGAATACCTGAGCAACACCCCAGAGGGCAGTGGTGAGAGTGCAATTGAAGAGGAAGAGTTGTAGCTAGCATAGCAGCAGCCACGCTTGAGAAGTGCAGGTCCAcgcttgagaggctgaggcagggaatcTACTCAGTCAAGAGCTCAGGGAAGCTGCATGGCTCCAGGCCCCTGTTCCCTTTGCAGGGTACATTGGTTCCTGTGGCAGCCACCACAGGAGCAGGAGGCCCAGTTAAGCAACAGGCTCAGGATTTGAAGGTTCCAGGCCATTAGCAAAGGAGGAAGGAGGTTTCAGTCTGGGATGTTGTTGTGCAGTGCCACAAAGGCAGGAGTCCTGTAAATCAGGTGCTTTTCGGGGCACCTGCTGACAGCAGGCCTAAGCCCAAAGGCCCGATAGCCACTTGGGTCCAGGCTGGACCAGAGCTAGGCACACAGTGTGTGGAGGATCCTAGGCTATTTTTGTGGGAGAAGATGTGGAAGGAGACTGTCAAGTTGTGGAAAGCTAGACATGCCTGAAGAATTTACGTGCCCGAATAGTTGCAGTTCTCAGAGCTCTTGGGTGGACAAGGGGAGACCAGAGATCCAGAAGCCTGGTGTAGCAGTGCAGAGGCAGGGATGTGATAGGCATGACGGTTACCTTTGCAGCCGCTGCGGCCCAGCCCGAGCCCCAGGCCGCCCAGGATAGTCTCCGACTGGCCTTCAGCATACACGAAGGCTGTCTGTGTCTATCTCGGTGTGGCCGCGCTGCAGGAAGGCGCGCACCGAAGCGGCGCTAGAGGTCGGGTCCATGCGGCGCCCCATCTCCATTGCACCCAGCACAGTGGCGGGCCGAGCAGGCGACATGGCGGCTTTGGTAAAGGTGGCAGAAGGCGAAGAAGGATAACACAGGAAGGTGAATCCAGCAGTCTGCAGCTGTAGCCTGCCCAGAGGTAACTACAGCTTGTGGTGGCCACGCCCATGGGCCTGAGCGAGCAGAGGCGGGGCTGAGTCGTTAAGACAGCTGACTGTGACTTCCTCAAAGTTGGAGGCCCTCTGTACATGCCCTGCAAATATGGCACCTACCCTCGCCACCTGGGAACAGGTGGTAGGACCCCATGATCTAAAGTGCAGCTAACCCGAAGGCTGAAGGCTGGAACCcttctgttctctctgcttcactTCTGAGAGCCCTGGGTGTCTGACCCCTTCTAGGAATTTATGGGATGGGTGACTTAGTgtccttaatcccaacactctacAGGCTGAGACAAGAAGATTGCCCCAAgttttagttttgtctttatttctttctttttaaaataattttagtaaattaAACCAGGTGTGTGACCTGGGCTTGTACCAGTGCACTTGGGAAGGGAGTGAAATAAGGAAGATTAGGAATTCTAAGTCTGCCTTGGCTACAAAAAACTGTTAGAAACTAAAACAGATACCTTGATACCTTGATAGATGAATTAGGTTGAGGGCATAGGTCAGTTGTAAACTCTTCTAGCTCGTGATAGGTCCTGCAAAGGTCTAAGAACTAAGAGAAGGGTGGAACTGGTACCTCCTACCTATCTTTCACCTAAGTGTTTACTACTGTTTAGTCACAATGATTCAGCAATTTatccttcttgttttttttaattcaaggaTATGAAGTGCTATATTCACACAAAAGCTTATATacaagtgtttctgtgttgttttttttttgttttgtttttggtttttcgagacagggtttctctgtggctttggaggctgtcctggaactagctcttgtagaccaggctggtctcaaactcacagagatccgcctgcctctgcctcccaagtactgggattaaaggcatatgccaccaacgcccggctctgtgttgttttttaaattatgcatacatatactcacacagacacacacatactacacacacacacctgtatctcATGATCTCATGTTGGCTTTACCTCATTATGCATTGAGGATGAGCTTCAActtctgattattttctttctgtttttctttcttccatcctttctttctttcttccttccttccttctttcatttctttcttttttcctcctcctcctccacctcctccttcttcgatttttggagacaaggtttctctgtgggacagtcctggctgtcctggaacttactttgtagaccatgctggcctcaaactcactgagatctgcctgcctcttcctcacaaGTGCTGCCTCTGCACCTActaagtgctggggtgacaggtgtgagCAATCTCACCAGGACTGTGTGGCCATGGAGCACTCTcccaactgagttacatctccagccaTTAAGGAGACTTCAGAATTGTTTACTTGGAAGTGGCAGAATACCGAAACTGCCCAAATGTCCCTGGAAAGAGAGTGGGCAACTAAGTAAGCTATAAACTTACATTCAGTAACAGATTAATCTCAGCAGCTGAAAGAAGCCAGGCTTGGGGCCACACACCATGATTCTGTATGTGTGACACTGCTGCGAAGAAAACTCTAGaggtacagaaaacacaaaagggatagaaagatggctcaggaggcaaaagcactggctgctcttcaagggGACCCAGTGtggtttccagcactcatgtggcagctcacaacctaaCCACAGATCCAGAGTGTCTAGTGCCCTCTGTGCCCTCC
This DNA window, taken from Cricetulus griseus strain 17A/GY chromosome 2, alternate assembly CriGri-PICRH-1.0, whole genome shotgun sequence, encodes the following:
- the LOC100751175 gene encoding LOW QUALITY PROTEIN: aflatoxin B1 aldehyde reductase member 3-like (The sequence of the model RefSeq protein was modified relative to this genomic sequence to represent the inferred CDS: deleted 1 base in 1 codon), with translation MSPARPATVLGAMEMGRRMDPTSSAASVRAFLQRGHTEIDTTAFVYAEGQSETILGGLGLGLGRSGCKVKIATKACPLFGRSLKPDDVRFQLETSLKRLQCPRVDLFYLHMPDHSTPIEDTLKACHQLHQEGKFVELGLSNYSSWEVAEICTLCKKNGWILPTVYQGMYNATTRLVEKELFPCLRNFGLRFYAFNPLAGGLLTGRYKYQDKDGKQPESRFFGNQFSQLYMDRYWKEEHFKGIALVEKALKSSYGSNTPSLTSATLGWIYHHSQLKGDHGDAVILGMSSLEQLEQNLALVEEGPLEPAVVEAFDQAWNLVAHDCPNYFR